A single region of the Sorghum bicolor cultivar BTx623 chromosome 9, Sorghum_bicolor_NCBIv3, whole genome shotgun sequence genome encodes:
- the LOC8076938 gene encoding uncharacterized protein LOC8076938 isoform X1, whose translation MATAPRKGSSRSAQLRAAVAVLFLTVLAAGAAAAAPRRLLVDTDMDTDDLLALLYILKQNRSEFDVKAITISANAWTDAGHAVNHLYDILYMMGRDDIPVGVGGDGGISDAGDLQRNVGGYLPLIDQGMSTAGGCRYRQAIPLSGRLDVDTNFGVRKGYLPQGSRGYRPLRQPTAQRVMAATLSAGPTSVLLLGTHTNLALLLMSRPNLRRNVERVYVSGGGVRVAGNLFTATAANPVAEFNVFGDPFAAYQVLHSGVPVTMIPLDATNTIPITEAFYSEFQRRQSTHEARYCFLSLDGVLAQRRRRSDSHDHTGFYMWDQFAAGVTLASMRHGETGSRSNEFAELEYMNITVVTSNKPYGVRDGSNPFFDGRTAPKFGLQEGGVHSGHVETGIRDPFCLVPGSNRGRCKDGYTKEVSGLEAVQVLVATRAKSNTNKNSPLDKEFSERFLEVLNLQQNTGRFDISTQFPYYREVLYKPDFMNVTRGKPVVFDMDMSPGDFVSLIYLLKEPRHEIDLKAVLINGNGWANSASIDIVYDVLHMMGRDDIPVGLGNTTAMGSPTLGCNNSYAIPHGSGGFVDSDTLYGLARSLPRSPRRFTSDDLDHPESRHPHAFDVWQSVRKQLSPGQKITVLTSGPLTNLASISLSDMDASSVIERVYVVGGLIRDGGDEKGNVFTVPSNRYAEFNMFLDPLAAKTVLESSLNITLIPLTVQRKVASFEGILGALKQHTQHTPESKLVHRLLLLLQKLQRKQKFYHHMDIFLGEVLGAVYMVQGTDLEPSVKVKSISIVANTTERTNGQILVKKSAKPVNVLYSLNTGAYHNHLANSLANDKQSAVVGSFEEQKAIWSRPHKHLGADIAKDRK comes from the exons ATGGCGACGGCTCCGAGGAAAGGGAGCAGCAGGAGTGCCCAGCTACGGGCGGCGGTGGCCGTGTTGTTCCTTACAGTATTGGCCGCCGGTGCGGCAGCGGCTGCTCCGCGGCGGCTCTTGGTGGACACGGACATGGACACCGACGACCTGCTCGCGCTGCTCTACATCCTCAAGCAGAACCGCTCCGAGTTCGACGTCAAG GCCATTACCATCAGCGCCAACGCGTGGACCGACGCCGGGCATGCCGTCAACCATCTCTACGACATCCTCTACATGATGGGCCGCGACGACATCcccgtcggcgtcggcggcgacggcgggatATCCGACGCCGGCGACCTACAACGCAACGTCGGTGGCTACCTACCACTGATCGACCAG GGCATGTCGACGGCCGGCGGCTGCCGGTACCGGCAGGCCATCCCGCTGTCGGGGCGGCTGGACGTCGACACGAACTTCGGTGTCCGGAAGGGCTACCTCCCGCAGGGTTCCCGGGGGTACCGGCCGCTCCGGCAGCCCACGGCGCAGCGGGTGATGGCGGCCACGCTGTCGGCCGGCCCGACCTCGGTGCTCCTGCTGGGCACGCACACCAACCTCGCGCTCCTCCTGATGTCGCGCCCGAACCTGAGGCGGAACGTGGAGCGCGTCTACGTCTCCGGCGGCGGCGTGAGGGTGGCGGGCAACCTGTTCACGGCCACCGCCGCCAACCCGGTCGCCGAGTTCAACGTCTTCGGCGACCCCTTCGCCGCCTACCAGGTGCTCCACTCGGGCGTCCCCGTCACCATGATCCCTCTCGACGCCACCAACACCATCCCCATAACGGAGGCGTTCTACTCCGAGTTCCAGCGGCGCCAGAGCACGCACGAGGCACGGTACTGTTTCCTGTCGCTGGACGGGGTTCTGGCGCAGCGGAGGAGGCGATCCGACAGCCATGACCACACG GGCTTCTACATGTGGGACCAATTTGCCGCCGGCGTGACCCTCGCCAGCATGCGCCATGGCGAAACGGGCAGCAGGAGTAATGAGTTTGCCGAGCTTGAGTACATGAACATCACCGTGGTAACATCCAACAAACCATACGGTGTGCGTGACGGCTCTAACCCATTTTTCGATGGACGAACTGCTCCCAAGTTTGGATTGCAAGAGGGTGGAGTTCACAGTGGCCATGTTGAGACTGGGATCAGAGATCCCTTCTGTCTGGTGCCGGGAAGCAACAGAGGCAGATGCAAG GATGGGTACACCAAGGAAGTGTCCGGTCTAGAAGCAGTTCAGGTGCTTGTCGCAACAAGGGCAAAGTCGAACACAAATAAGAATAGCCCACTGGACAAGGAATTTTCGGAGAGATTCCTAGAG GTTCTAAATCTCCAACAGAACACTGGACGTTTCGACATCAGTACACAGTTTCCATATTACAGAGAGGTTCTCTACAAGCCGGATTTCATGAATGTAACTAGGGGCAAGCCAGTCGTTTTTGACATGGACATGAGCCCTGGAGATTTTGTGTCACTCATATACCTCCTGAAAGAACCTAGACATGAAATTGATCTGAAG GCTGTTTTGATCAACGGAAACGGCTGGGCTAATAGTGCTAGCATTGACATTGTTTATGACGTTCTACATATGATGGGCCGTGACGACATTCCAGTCGGTCTTGGCAATACTACTGCAATGGGCAGTCCAACCCTTGGCTGCAACAATTCTTATGCTATCCCTCATGGAAGTGGTGGATTTGTAGATTCAGACACATTGTATGGACTGGCTCGGTCGTTGCCAAGAAGTCCTCGAAG GTTCACTTCTGATGATTTGGATCATCCCGAAAGCCGGCACCCACATGCTTTCGATGTTTGGCAGTCAGTTAGGAAGCAACTTAGTCCAGGTCAGAAGATCACGGTTCTTACCAGCGGACCTCTTACCAATCTAGCCAGCATTTCATTATCTGACATGGACGCCAGCTCTGTCATAGAG AGAGTTTATGTTGTCGGTGGACTCATTAGAGATGGTGGTGACGAGAAGGGAAATGTGTTCACTGTTCCCTCCAACAGATATGCAGAGTTCAACATGTTCCTCGATCCACTGGCCGCAAAGACAGTACTAGAATCTAGTCTGAATATCACACTCATTCCTCTTACCGTGCAACGAAAGGTTGCTTCATTTGAGGGTATCCTTGGAGCTTTGAAGCAACACACCCAGCATACTCCCGAGTCAAAGCTTGTCCATCGTTTGCTATTGCTGCTTCAGAAACTTCAGAGGAAACAGAAATTCTATCACCACATG GACATATTTCTTGGAGAAGTTCTTGGCGCAGTTTACATGGTCCAAGGAACTGACTTGGAACCCTCTGTGAAAGTGAAGTCAATAAGCATTGTTGCCAACACAACCGAAAGGACA
- the LOC8076938 gene encoding uncharacterized protein LOC8076938 isoform X3 has translation MATAPRKGSSRSAQLRAAVAVLFLTVLAAGAAAAAPRRLLVDTDMDTDDLLALLYILKQNRSEFDVKAITISANAWTDAGHAVNHLYDILYMMGRDDIPVGVGGDGGISDAGDLQRNVGGYLPLIDQGMSTAGGCRYRQAIPLSGRLDVDTNFGVRKGYLPQGSRGYRPLRQPTAQRVMAATLSAGPTSVLLLGTHTNLALLLMSRPNLRRNVERVYVSGGGVRVAGNLFTATAANPVAEFNVFGDPFAAYQVLHSGVPVTMIPLDATNTIPITEAFYSEFQRRQSTHEARYCFLSLDGVLAQRRRRSDSHDHTARLLHVGPICRRRDPRQHAPWRNGQQE, from the exons ATGGCGACGGCTCCGAGGAAAGGGAGCAGCAGGAGTGCCCAGCTACGGGCGGCGGTGGCCGTGTTGTTCCTTACAGTATTGGCCGCCGGTGCGGCAGCGGCTGCTCCGCGGCGGCTCTTGGTGGACACGGACATGGACACCGACGACCTGCTCGCGCTGCTCTACATCCTCAAGCAGAACCGCTCCGAGTTCGACGTCAAG GCCATTACCATCAGCGCCAACGCGTGGACCGACGCCGGGCATGCCGTCAACCATCTCTACGACATCCTCTACATGATGGGCCGCGACGACATCcccgtcggcgtcggcggcgacggcgggatATCCGACGCCGGCGACCTACAACGCAACGTCGGTGGCTACCTACCACTGATCGACCAG GGCATGTCGACGGCCGGCGGCTGCCGGTACCGGCAGGCCATCCCGCTGTCGGGGCGGCTGGACGTCGACACGAACTTCGGTGTCCGGAAGGGCTACCTCCCGCAGGGTTCCCGGGGGTACCGGCCGCTCCGGCAGCCCACGGCGCAGCGGGTGATGGCGGCCACGCTGTCGGCCGGCCCGACCTCGGTGCTCCTGCTGGGCACGCACACCAACCTCGCGCTCCTCCTGATGTCGCGCCCGAACCTGAGGCGGAACGTGGAGCGCGTCTACGTCTCCGGCGGCGGCGTGAGGGTGGCGGGCAACCTGTTCACGGCCACCGCCGCCAACCCGGTCGCCGAGTTCAACGTCTTCGGCGACCCCTTCGCCGCCTACCAGGTGCTCCACTCGGGCGTCCCCGTCACCATGATCCCTCTCGACGCCACCAACACCATCCCCATAACGGAGGCGTTCTACTCCGAGTTCCAGCGGCGCCAGAGCACGCACGAGGCACGGTACTGTTTCCTGTCGCTGGACGGGGTTCTGGCGCAGCGGAGGAGGCGATCCGACAGCCATGACCACACGGCAA GGCTTCTACATGTGGGACCAATTTGCCGCCGGCGTGACCCTCGCCAGCATGCGCCATGGCGAAACGGGCAGCAGGAGTAA